TTGCAAGAGATCGGGGTTGTTCATTCATAGCGTTTACTAAAACCAAAGAAGTTCTGAAAGGACCTCTTTTTTCAAAAACTAGAAGGGATGAAGTAAGCTGTTATTAATCATCTCTTTTAGCCTTTCTTCCTTCTTGTTAAACCAAGTTGTTCTCTAAAGTCCTTTGATAGCCTAAAAAAACGATCCGCCGGGTATGATCCTTCGTAATCATAGGTAATGAATTTATTCTTTAGTAAAAACTCAATCATTTTTTCCGAAATGGGGAATGATATCAGTGAAGTTAAATCTTCCAAAATAATGGACTGCTTACTCGCAATGACAGCAAGTATTTTTACAGCGCAAGAGTTACAGGTTTGTTTTACTTGAATATTATCCCAGAGTAAACTGGCGTAGCGCCCAAATTCTGCAAAAGTTAGATGGGATTTTTTCAATTCTCTTACAACATCTTTTCTAATATCCTCATCATTTTTTTCATTTATGAGAATTTTATTGTACATCTTTTCAACCTCTTCCCGCAAATTTGGGTTTTTATCCCAATATTTGTAGGAAGCTTCAAGAAGAGCCCCTAAAAGGCTACCCGGATAAACATCACGATCGGCTAAGGGATCAACACGCAAAAGTTCTATTGCTAGTGGAATTAAATATTCAATCCCAATATCTTGGGAAATCAGACGCAACAAGTCGCTTCCTTTTAAATCCATTAGAGGAACCCGACGAAGTTGGAGACACTTATTTTCCAGAGAAGAATCACTTTTAGGTTCTCCCCAATCTGAATTTTCTAAGTCCTGAAGAGATTTATTAAGGTCGAATTTCATGGATATTCCTTAATTTCGATTGTCACGTTGAAGCAATCGCCAAATAATTGATGGATTCATACCTATAAGCTTGGAATAGCAGCAGTTTATTTCCACTCGTAATCAAATGAATAATGTCTTATTTTTGATTTCTTTTAAGTTTATGAGAAATTAGTTAAAAATCGTTTCAATAATATTATTTTTATAATTAAAGTCAACATTCCGTAGGTAAGAGGGCTTCTCTTAAGACCTCTTTTAAAAGATTTTCAATTAAGATCTTTCAAGATATAATTTGCGTTTTATAGAGTATGGAGTCATGACGAACTTTTCTTTATACCGCTCAAATGACCAGGCAAGCATTAGCTATTTCTGGGCAAGGGTTCTTGATACGCCTCTTTGGGCGATCTTCAACATGCTTCCTTTCATTCTTCTAAAAGACTTTAAAGCTTCCGTCTTTCAACTTGCCGTATTCATCGCCATCAAGCCGATTGTCTCTCTTTTTTCTTCCTACTGGAGTTCGATGGTCCATGGAAGACCAAAACTTCTAAAAACAAACATTATTCTAGCTAAATGTTTAGGGAGCACCCTATTTTTTCTTGTCCCTTTTTTCCAAAGCTCCTGGCTTCTTGTCATCGCGTCTGCCATCTACATGTGTCTTGCTGTCGGGGCTTTGCCCGCCTGGATGGAAATTTTAAAACGCAACCTCACCGATGTGGATTGCAAAAAAACGTTTGCTTATGGGTCTTCAATTGGATACTTAGGCGGAGGAATTTTACCGCTCGCTCTTGGCTGGATTCTCGATGGATCTCCCCAAGCCTGGAAATGGATTTTTCCCTTAAGCGCCCTTATTTCCCTTTCATCTCTTCCCTTAATTATAAAAATAAAAGTAGTAAGTACAGGGGAGTCTAGAGAAAGAACTCGTAAATCTTTTCTATCCTATCTGCTAGGACCCTGGAAGAAATCTTTTGAGATCCTCTCGAAGAAAAGGGATTTTTTACTTTTTCAAATTGGTTTTATGGTCATGGGTACAGGCCTTATGCTTATGCAGCCTGCTCTCCCTATCTTTTTTGTGGATGGGCTCGGGATGTCTTATGTCGAGCTTGCTCTTGCGCTTTCTGTTTGCAAAGGGATTTCTTATGCCCTCTCATCCCCTTTATGGGCAGCACGCATGCAAAAGATGGATATCTTTAAGTTTAGCGCAAGTGTCACAGCGCTTGCCTGTCTTTTCCCTGTTTTCCTGATTCTTGCTAAGTGGAATTTTCTTTTTGTCTTCGCAGCTTATGTAGGTTATGGAGCTATGCAAGCAGGCTCTGAATTATCCTGGAATCTTTCAGGTCCCATCTTTTCAAAGAAGGCGGATAGCTCGCCTTATACGGCAGTAAATGTCGTGACAGTTGGTATTCGAGGTCTCTTTGCCCCGGCTCTCGGCAGTTTTTTTTGCCAAGCTTTCGGCTCGGAAAGTGTTCTTTGTCTCGGCGGCGGCTTTTTCTTGGCGGCGACGGCCCTTCTTCTTCATTTTAGTAAAAACTATGAGGAAACAGGAGAGCTTGCAGCTTAAGCTTAGACTACTTTCCAAATTCTATGAAGTCAATTTTATCAAAAAATTTGCATAAAACCAGCCCATTCTTCCAATCAAAGCGAGTTTCGAAGAAGTTATTGGAAAATCTTGCGGAAAAGTTTTTTAGCCCCTTTCTCGATCTTCTCAACTCCTTTTTCGATTTGTTTCTCTACGGGCTTCAAATCAAAAACAGCCGGTTCCCTTTCAGCTTGAGTTTGAATTTCTCCACCCCAAGGGAATGGGTAAGTGGTAGGCTTTGGGGGAGTTGGGTCATTACCGCTTGCAAGATCAAGGAAAGTTCCGAGTATCATCCCTTGCGGCCCTTGCGATTGAGCAACAAGTGAACTTATTTTAGCTGCCGCTTTTTTCTTTTCCAACTTTAGGTTGGAAAAGTGACCTTTAAGTGGAATTTGCACCATAAAGTCAGTTGACAAATCAGTAATCCCAAAAGCTTCTCTTAAAGCGCCTTCTGTAATTCCAATAATCATATCCGATTTGTTATCTATGAGATTGACTCTTCCCCATGACGCTAAGTGAAAGCGGTCGTTTAAAAGAAGATCAAATCGATATAGGGTTGCAACGCCGTCATTTAAAGAAAAATAAAGGGGAGTTAGCCAAATGGAAACATTATTTTCAGACGCATTTTTAAATAAGCCAAGTAGCGTTTGAAGGTCAGGTGAGTTTTTAAAGGATTGTCGTTGAATACTAAGCGACCCCTTTTGGATTTTAATAGCGCGAAGGTTTGAAGAAAGAGGGAGAGAAAATCCTCCCGAATCGACTACAAGCTCTATTGCTTCCTGGGAAGGCTCTAATTTTCCGAGCGTTTCTGAAAAACGGCTTAATATATTTTCAGAAAGAAAGCGGTTTGGCTTAAATGAAAGGCGTAAAGGTGACTTTAAAGTTAAATAACCCTGGTTTAAGGCCCCATCTAAAATAAAAAAACCATTCCCGCCCTCTAAATTTAGGCGGATCGGGCCGGTTAAGCTTTTGACATCCACCCCAAGGGAAGCTTTTGTTTCCTCACCGAAAAGGCCTTTCACAAAAGAGCCGTAAGGAATAGAATCGCTCGGAATTAGATTTAACACCTCATTTGGAAAATTATGGCTATCTAAATTTAAAACGATATGAGAATTGCCTAAATCGATTTGCTTGCCGTTAAATAAATTTTCAATCGATCCGCGTAAAAAAAGCGGCTTATCTTTCACTTTTAAATGAGATTCGAGATCCATTCTTTTACCAAGCTCGTTCCCAAAAATAGAGGTTCTAAATTCAGAAACGTGAGCTTCGCCTAAAGTTTTTTCATTTCTCACATAAAGATTATCAACACCGATAAGAAGCGCAAGATTTGCTTTGCCAAGTTCATTTAAAAATCCGGAGGTTAAAAAGCCTCTTTTTGGAAGCTCAAATTTCTTTAGATGGATTTTTAGATCAGCACCCGAGGCAAGAGAAAAAGCTTTTAGCTCGTCGCTTTGTAAAAATTGAGCCAAGGCTTGAATTTTGTCATTATCAAGAGTAATTCTGATAAAACTGTCGGCATCATCATAGAGCTTGATCGTGTCTTCAAGCCTTACGGAAAGATTTAAATTAAAGTCCTTAGAATTTGATTTAATGAGGAAAAGGCCATTGTCTTTTTCAGGCATTTCAAAGTTGACTTGAAGCTCTAATGGACCATTGATAAAAGAAGTAAGTAAGGGGCTTAGACCGGTTAAAATTTCCGGGGGAGCATTCTCAACATACAATTGTAATTTAGGCTCCATCTCAATAAGGGGCTTATCGAGATTTTCTAAAGCTTTAAAGCTTGCCCTTCCGCTAA
This DNA window, taken from Criblamydia sequanensis CRIB-18, encodes the following:
- a CDS encoding contact-dependent growth inhibition system immunity protein — protein: MKFDLNKSLQDLENSDWGEPKSDSSLENKCLQLRRVPLMDLKGSDLLRLISQDIGIEYLIPLAIELLRVDPLADRDVYPGSLLGALLEASYKYWDKNPNLREEVEKMYNKILINEKNDEDIRKDVVRELKKSHLTFAEFGRYASLLWDNIQVKQTCNSCAVKILAVIASKQSIILEDLTSLISFPISEKMIEFLLKNKFITYDYEGSYPADRFFRLSKDFREQLGLTRRKKG
- a CDS encoding MFS transporter, which produces MTNFSLYRSNDQASISYFWARVLDTPLWAIFNMLPFILLKDFKASVFQLAVFIAIKPIVSLFSSYWSSMVHGRPKLLKTNIILAKCLGSTLFFLVPFFQSSWLLVIASAIYMCLAVGALPAWMEILKRNLTDVDCKKTFAYGSSIGYLGGGILPLALGWILDGSPQAWKWIFPLSALISLSSLPLIIKIKVVSTGESRERTRKSFLSYLLGPWKKSFEILSKKRDFLLFQIGFMVMGTGLMLMQPALPIFFVDGLGMSYVELALALSVCKGISYALSSPLWAARMQKMDIFKFSASVTALACLFPVFLILAKWNFLFVFAAYVGYGAMQAGSELSWNLSGPIFSKKADSSPYTAVNVVTVGIRGLFAPALGSFFCQAFGSESVLCLGGGFFLAATALLLHFSKNYEETGELAA